A genomic segment from Streptomyces antibioticus encodes:
- a CDS encoding FadR/GntR family transcriptional regulator yields the protein MSVDADGSASGSYGDRLTQVLRPVRAGNGFEEALEQILQVVRLGLVPAGGRLPAERELAERLGISRVTLREVLKVLQDQGLLESRRGRYGGTFVLPRPDGGGGEAALRRRIAEVDVEDVLRFREVLESGAAGLCAAHGLTGERADRLREALARTADAPLADYRRRDTLLHLTLAELCGSPSLAARYAAVRATVNDLLDCIPLLVRNLEHSQRQHTALVEAVLDGDADGAREIAREHCAGTAALLRGFLT from the coding sequence GTGTCGGTGGACGCGGACGGATCGGCGAGCGGGTCGTACGGCGACCGGCTGACGCAGGTGCTGCGCCCGGTGCGGGCCGGCAACGGCTTCGAGGAGGCGCTGGAGCAGATCCTCCAGGTGGTCCGCCTGGGCCTGGTCCCGGCGGGCGGGCGGCTGCCGGCCGAACGGGAGCTGGCGGAGCGGCTCGGGATCAGCCGGGTCACGCTGCGCGAGGTGCTGAAGGTGCTCCAGGACCAGGGCCTGCTGGAGTCCCGGCGCGGCCGGTACGGCGGGACGTTCGTGCTGCCCCGGCCGGACGGGGGCGGAGGCGAGGCCGCGCTGCGGCGCCGGATCGCCGAGGTCGACGTCGAGGACGTCCTGCGGTTCCGGGAGGTGCTGGAGTCCGGCGCGGCGGGGCTGTGCGCGGCGCACGGGCTGACCGGTGAGCGCGCGGACCGGCTACGTGAGGCGCTGGCCCGGACCGCGGACGCCCCGCTGGCCGACTACCGGCGGCGGGACACCCTGCTCCATCTCACCCTGGCCGAGCTGTGCGGTTCGCCCTCGCTGGCGGCGCGGTACGCGGCGGTGCGGGCGACGGTGAACGACCTGCTCGACTGCATCCCGCTGCTGGTGCGCAATCTGGAGCACTCGCAGCGCCAGCACACCGCCCTGGTGGAGGCGGTCCTCGACGGGGACGCGGACGGGGCGCGGGAGATCGCGCGCGAGCACTGCGCGGGGACGGCGGCCCTGCTTCGGGGGTTCCTGACGTGA
- a CDS encoding gamma-glutamyl-gamma-aminobutyrate hydrolase family protein, producing MVNGGRPLIGVSTYLEAGTRWGVWELEAALLPAGYPRLVQRSGGLAAMLPPDAPEHAAATVARLDGLVVAGGPDVEPVHYGAERDPRTGPPARERDAWELALIDAALAADVPLLGVCRGMQLLNVALGGTLTQHIDGHVETVGVFGHHPVKPVPGTLYAEAVPEESDVPTYHHQAVDRLGSGLLASAHAADGTVEAIELPAAGWVLGVQWHPEMGRDLRVMRALVRAAAAR from the coding sequence ATGGTGAACGGCGGACGGCCGCTGATCGGTGTGAGCACCTATCTGGAGGCCGGTACGCGCTGGGGCGTGTGGGAGCTGGAGGCCGCGCTGCTGCCGGCCGGCTACCCGCGGCTGGTGCAGCGGTCGGGCGGTCTGGCCGCGATGCTCCCGCCGGACGCCCCGGAGCACGCCGCGGCGACGGTCGCCCGGCTGGACGGCCTGGTCGTCGCGGGCGGGCCCGATGTGGAGCCGGTGCACTACGGCGCCGAGCGCGACCCCCGCACCGGCCCCCCGGCCCGGGAGCGGGACGCGTGGGAGCTGGCGCTGATCGACGCGGCGCTCGCGGCGGACGTGCCGCTGCTCGGCGTCTGCCGGGGCATGCAGCTCCTGAACGTGGCGCTGGGCGGCACGCTGACCCAGCACATCGACGGGCACGTGGAGACCGTCGGCGTCTTCGGCCACCACCCGGTCAAGCCCGTCCCCGGCACGCTCTACGCGGAGGCGGTGCCGGAGGAGAGCGACGTACCGACCTATCACCACCAGGCGGTGGACCGCCTCGGCTCGGGCCTGCTCGCGTCGGCGCACGCGGCGGACGGCACCGTGGAGGCGATCGAACTGCCCGCCGCCGGATGGGTGCTGGGCGTGCAGTGGCACCCGGAGATGGGCCGGGACCTGCGGGTGATGCGGGCACTGGTACGGGCGGCGGCCGCCCGCTGA
- a CDS encoding LysR family transcriptional regulator, with amino-acid sequence MGSAQEQPEVVGSLAHRVPDLGALELLLAVARLGSLGQAARELGITQPAASSRVRSMERQLGVALVDRSPRGSRLTDAGALVTDWARRIVEAAEAFDAGAQALRDRRDSRLRVAASMTIAEYLLPGWLLALRAQRPDTAVSLLAGNSAAVAERLLSGEADLGFVEGLTVPGGLDSTVIAHDHLVVVVAPGHPWARRRRALPAAELASTPLILREKGSGTRQVLDTALGGLARPLIELSSTTAVKAAAVSGAGPAVLSELAVGEELALRRLVDIPVDGVTLARDLRAVWPTGHRPTGPARELLSLTRG; translated from the coding sequence ATGGGGAGTGCGCAGGAACAGCCCGAGGTCGTCGGTTCGCTGGCCCATCGGGTCCCGGACCTGGGCGCGCTGGAACTGCTGCTGGCCGTGGCCCGGCTGGGCAGCCTCGGCCAGGCCGCGCGCGAGCTGGGCATCACCCAGCCCGCCGCGAGCAGCCGGGTGCGCTCCATGGAACGCCAGCTCGGCGTGGCCCTCGTCGACCGCTCACCGCGCGGCTCGCGGCTCACCGACGCGGGCGCGCTGGTCACCGACTGGGCCCGGCGGATCGTCGAGGCGGCGGAGGCGTTCGACGCGGGCGCCCAGGCGCTGCGGGACCGGCGGGACTCCCGGCTGCGGGTGGCGGCCAGCATGACGATCGCCGAGTACCTGCTGCCGGGCTGGCTCCTCGCGCTGCGCGCCCAGCGCCCCGACACGGCCGTCTCGCTGCTCGCCGGGAACTCGGCGGCGGTCGCCGAGCGGCTGCTCTCCGGGGAGGCCGACCTCGGGTTCGTGGAGGGGCTGACGGTGCCGGGCGGCCTGGACTCGACGGTCATCGCCCACGACCACCTCGTCGTGGTGGTCGCCCCCGGGCACCCCTGGGCCCGGCGCCGACGCGCCCTGCCCGCCGCCGAGCTGGCGTCGACCCCGCTGATCCTGCGCGAGAAGGGCTCCGGCACCCGGCAGGTCCTGGACACCGCGCTCGGCGGGCTGGCCCGGCCGCTGATCGAGCTGTCCTCGACCACCGCGGTCAAGGCGGCCGCGGTGAGCGGGGCGGGCCCCGCCGTCCTGAGCGAACTCGCGGTGGGGGAGGAGCTGGCGCTGCGCCGCCTGGTCGACATCCCGGTGGACGGTGTGACCCTCGCCCGCGACCTGCGCGCGGTCTGGCCCACGGGCCACCGCCCGACGGGACCGGCCCGGGAGCTGCTGTCCCTGACGCGGGGTTAG